Proteins encoded by one window of Kwoniella dejecticola CBS 10117 chromosome 7, complete sequence:
- a CDS encoding uridine kinase, with protein MSSHDPNHLHPAVKPQLQPGKYSPKSKNMVMASHGRAPWYGPDGKNVETYVIGIAGGSASGKTSVARAILSALNYVPTVLILSQDSFYCAHTPEQVETAFNNDFDFDHPDAIDTPLFVKCLLDLKQGKATEIPIYSFVHHQRMPEKKYIYGASVIIVEGIMALQSPELRALYDLKVFVNCDSDLMLARRIKRDVKERGRDVDGILDQYLRFVKNSYDNFVQPSSRHADIIVPGSSNQLAIELLVTHVKRQLDTRSLRFRRMLAEAGEEKAKARSRSSTLVDGEGGDDNVVLLEQTNQLLGIMTILRDKTTDRGEFIFHADRLSTIVVERALSLIPCQPKTVKTPLGIDYEGLARDDRLVGISILRSGGPFSHGLRRVIRDVPIGAMLIQSDPRTGEPLLLKSDLPSSIKSRDTSGEVKVLLLDSQMGTGAAAMMAIRVLLDHGVKSTNIIFLTYLITQPAIHSVHRAFPEVKIVTAAIDPELTEMHIPYNPDSLQLGDVAGEADFAVQHIPKSSTNVVHKNGPEHKYENGHGQEEGDDLRGAVKSENELSFDHFKIHVQDTEELKFSRSRSKGVESEKRAWVISPGMGHIGDRYYIS; from the exons ATGTCTTCACATGATCCGAATCATCTACATCCAGCCGTGAAACCACAGCTTCAACCTGGGAAATATTCTCCCAAAAGCAAGAATATGGTCATGGCTTCTCACGGACGGGCACCGTGGTACGGACCAGACGGGAAGAACGTCGAAACCTATGTCATTGGTATAGCAGGTGGAAGTGCTTCTGGGAAG ACCTCAGTAGCTCGAGCTATACTTTCCGCTCTGAATTACGTTCCGACCGTCCTTATACTTTCTCAAGATTCGTTTTACTGTGCTCATACGCCAGAACAGGTTGAGACTGCCTTCAATAACGATTTCGATTTTG ATCATCCGGATGCTATTGATACTCCCCTATTTGTGAAG TGCTTGTTAGACTTAAAGCAAGGCAAAGCCACCGAA ATACCCATCTACTCGTTTGTCCATCACC AAAGGAtgccggagaagaagtatatATACGGAGCAAGCGTAATTATTGT AGAAGGTATCATGGCTCTACAATCACCTGAATTACGTGCACTGTACGATCTCAAAGTGTTTGTG AATTGCGATTCTGATCTCATGTTGGCTCGTCGGATAAAACGGGATgtcaaagagagaggaagggatgttgatgGAATCCTAGACCAG TACTTACGTTTCGTCAAAAACAGTTATGACAACTTCGTCCAGCCGTCTTCGCGGCATGCCGATATA ATTGTTCCTGGATCATCGAATCAACTGGCTATTGAGCTTTTGGTCACCCATGTCAAAAGACAGCTAGATACCAGATCGCTGCGGTTCAGGCGGATGTTAGCtgaagcaggagaagaaaaggcCAAAGCTAGATCCAGGTCGTCTACGTTAGTGGACGGTGAGGGAGGGGACGATAATGTCGTACTACTAGAACAGACCAACCAATTACTT GGGATCATGACTATATTGCGAGACAAAACGACAGATAGAGGGGAATTCATATTCCATGCGGATCGATTATCGACGATCGTTGTGGAACGAGCCTTGAGTTTGATACCTTGTCAGCCGAAAACAGTCAAAACGCCTTTAGGGATAGATTATGAGGGATTAGCGAGAgacgat CGTTTAGTAGGGATATCGATCTTACGATCCGGAGGACCATTCTCTCACGGTTTAAGAAGAGTCATACGGGATGTCCCGATTGGAGCAATGTTGATACAATCGGATCCGCGGACGGGGGAGCCGTTATTGCTGAAAAGCGATCTACCCAGCTCGATCAAATCAAGGGATACAAGTGGTGAAGTTaaggtgttgttgttggataGTCAGATGGGTACAGGTGCAGCTGCGA TGATGGCGATCAGAGTATTACTGGACCACGGCGTGAAAAGCACCAACATAATATTCTTGACCTACCTAATCACTCAGCCGGCCATTCATTCAGTCCATCGAGCGTTTCCCGAAGTGAAGATAGTCACCGCAGCTATCGATCCTGAATTGACCGAGATGCATATCCCCTACAACCCCGACTCGCTTCAATTGGGAGACGTAGCAGGAGAAGCCGATTTCGCCGTCCAACATATCCCCAAGTCCTCGACAAATGTCGTCCACAAGAACGGACCTGAACATAAATATGAaaatggacatggacaagaagagggagatgattTGAGGGGAGCAGTGAAAAGCGAGAATGAGTTGTCGTTTGATCATTTCAAGATCCATGTGCAAGATACGGAAGAGCTGAAATtctcgagatcgagaagtAAAGGTGTAGAAAGTGAAAAGAGGGCTTGGGTGATCTCGCCTG GTATGGGTCATATTGGAGATCGATATTATATATCGTGA
- a CDS encoding arginase, with amino-acid sequence MSAIRKILSPLTARTCLASPIRRAGANRSFHIYSKPSAEKGRTEPQYRFKFLKGAPTVGIVGCPFSGGQGRTGVDLAPNKLISAGLVDQLSALGWEVHYNSQQKYIDIPYNPIPASSPAAPSEGTETFNGGSTSGSGSADKKIQRLPDEDIGKMKKPRLVSAVNQKVAQEVEEIAQKGWLPLTLGGDHSLAMGTVSGTKAKYPDACLIWVDAHADINTPLSTDSGNLHGCPVSFLLGLEGTDVSPFSEWLKPCLKPEEIVYIGLRDVDGPEKEILKKHGIKAFSMHHVDKYGIGKVVEMALDHVNPDRSKPIHLSYDVDALDPIVAPSTGTPVRGGLTFREGHYITEALAETGCLVSVDIMEVNPALLDPSSVEKTVAAGCSLARASLGETLL; translated from the exons ATGTCTGCTATACGAAAAATCTTGTCGCCCCTCACAGCCAGGACATGCCTTGCCTCGCCAATACGGAGAGCCGGTGCGAATCGATCGTTCCATATCTATTCCAAGCCTTCCGCagagaagggaaggacaGAGCCGCAATACAGATTCAAGTTTCTGAAAGGTGCTCCGACCGTCGGG ATCGTAGGATGCCCGTTTAG CGGCGGTCAAGGTCGAACAGGTGTCGATTTAGCGCCTAACAAACTAATCTCCGCCGGACTCGTCGATCAATTATCAGCGTTGGGATGGGAAGTACATTATAATTCCCAGCAAAAATATATCGATATACCTTATAATCCCATCCCGGCTTCTTCCCCTGCAGCTCCCTCGGAAGGTACAGAAACTTTCAACGGAGGAAGTAcgagtgggagtggaagtGCAGACAAAAAGATACAGAGATTACCGGACGAAGATATTGGAAAGATGAAAAAACCTAGACTCGTCTCAGCAGTCAACCAAAAAGTCGCTCAGGAAGTAGAGGAGATAGCGCAGAAGGGGTGGTTGCCCCTCACCTTGGGAGGGGACCATAGTTTG GCTATGGGGACGGTATCGGGTACGAAAGCCAAATATCCCGATGCCTGTCTGATATGG GTCGACGCTCACGCAGATATCAATACACCACTCAGCACTGACTCGGGTAATCTTCATGGGTGTCCCGTATCTTTCTTACTCGGTCTCGAAGGAACCGACGTCTCGCCTTTCAGCGAATGGTTGAAACCTTGCCTCAAGCCAGAGGAAAT CGTCTATATCGGTCTAAGAGATGTTGACGGAccagagaaagagatacTCAAGAAACACGGTATAAAGGCCTTCTCGATGCATCACGTGGACAAATACGGTATCGGCAAAGTAGTGGAGATGGCACTGGATCATGTCAATCCGGATAGATCTAAACCTATACATCTAAGCTACGATGTAGATGCTTTGGACCCTATAGTCGCACCTA GTACCGGTACACCCGTTCGAGGTGGTCTGACTTTCAGAGAAGGGCATTATATAACTGAAGCCCTGGCTGAGACGGGCTGTTTGGTCTCGGTTGATATTATG GAAGTGAACCCGGCCCTTCTTGATCCGAGCTCCGTCGAGAAGACCGTCGCAGCTGGATGTTCGCTAGCTAGAGCTTCGTTGGGCGAGACTTTGCTGTAG